The bacterium DNA segment GAAAAAGGCGGCATAAACCATGAACCTTTCCACCTTAAAACTGCCGCCAACCTGTCCAACCAATGGGGTCCACCTCTACCTGGAGACGGGCGAGAAACTGGCGGCCGAGTTCATCGCCCGTTTCAAGGACCTTTACCCCCGTGCCGTGGCTTCCTTCACGAACGATCTGGAGGCCAGCCTGACGCACCTGCGGTTCCCGGTGAACCATCGCAGGGGGATCCGGACGAGCAACTCCATCGAGCGGCTGTTCGGGGAGCAGAGACGGCGCACCAAGGTGATTCCCAGGTTCTTCGATGAGAAGAGCTGCCTGAAGCTGGTCTTCGCCTCCCTGATCAGGGCGGCCAACGGCTTCAG contains these protein-coding regions:
- a CDS encoding transposase, which gives rise to MNLSTLKLPPTCPTNGVHLYLETGEKLAAEFIARFKDLYPRAVASFTNDLEASLTHLRFPVNHRRGIRTSNSIERLFGEQRRRTKVIPRFFDEKSCLKLVFASLIRAANGFRAFAMTDLALAQLESLRKERDLPATPSLDYELAKQIREAA